In Rattus norvegicus strain BN/NHsdMcwi chromosome 1, GRCr8, whole genome shotgun sequence, a genomic segment contains:
- the LOC102556194 gene encoding uncharacterized protein LOC102556194 gives MLLERFRGTGGFSETRRRDPGGSPRALPGATRTAPAHRLPASFILFFIGANTEPRGSSATKEAPFGGPLQLEARAPHPARSPTSQSGTGATAAAHGRKDPEELAEAGGRTLQGAGREENPGVRAHATESQARSRSGVPGDVRALERSAGWSWGCCGWGWSRRLGPELGRDRRTGRTPGLTWLPRVAITSLQPCSRRVLLAPPPVERFLSVWV, from the coding sequence ATGCTGCTTGAGCGCTTCAGAGGGACAGGCGGGTTCTCCGAGACACGAAGGAGAGACCCTGGCGGAAGCCCGCGTGCGCTGCCTGGTGCAACCCGAACGGCGCCCGCCCATCGCTTGCCAGcgtctttcattcttttctttatagGCGCAAATACTGAGCCCCGCGGAAGCTCTGCAACCAAAGAAGCTCCTTTCGGGGGGCCACTGCAGCTGGAGGCGCGGGCTCCCCATCCAGCCCGGTCACCTACCTCCCAAAGTGGGACAGGCGCGACAGCCGCTGCCCACGGCCGCAAGGATCCCGAGGAGCTGGCAGAGGCTGGCGGCCGGACGCTCCAGGGTGCAGGGCGGGAGGAGAATCCTGGGGTACGAGCGCACGCGACAGAGAGCCAGGCCCGCAGCCGCAGTGGGGTGCCTGGAGACGTCCGAGCGCTGGAGCGGAGCGCCGGCTGGAGCTGGGGCTGTTGTGGCTGGGGTTGGAGCCGGAGGCTGGGACCAGAGCTGGGGCGGGACCGACGTACGGGGCGCACGCCCGGGCTCACGTGGCTGCCCCGGGTGGCCATCACCTCCCTGCAGCCCTGCAGCCGCCGCGTTCTTTTGGCTCCCCCGCCTGTTGAACGCTTCCTGAGCGTTTGGGTCTAA